A window of the Roseovarius sp. S88 genome harbors these coding sequences:
- a CDS encoding ABC transporter substrate-binding protein has protein sequence MTKLINGTTRRGALKTLAGAAAGATALPLWARYAQASSSEPIKIGFQQHSTGIGAAYGRWYGRTTEAAVKLINEGGGINGRLVELIAEDDGTDPKRGAEVVEKFATQHNCDVGFGTLFSHVVIGSSPRAGELKLPYFVVSEGHHVASGMLNRYTLQPGITDVKSQVQAMAPYVSENLGKKVTMIFPDFAFGHDHRDFFSAAIEAQGGEVLEKIAIPPTETSFTKYFPQIPRETEVLYHVMVGPAVLTFVKELGEFFGPSSPAIFGFIDSLEAVDIASPGLEFLEGTYFWEGNPRYAQADQTEHDKFFRAAVGVDDNGASVSDPTDVSTYAHMFGCWETLHVIKHGMENSGYQGPGDRAKLIEAVEALSDMPEGRAHPQGAKVFNGKTHQVFGHQYISRVEEGKLVRVHTTSIEDTLYPDEVDYTAQPL, from the coding sequence ATGACCAAGTTGATCAACGGAACCACACGCCGCGGGGCGCTCAAGACCTTGGCCGGGGCTGCGGCAGGCGCGACGGCTCTGCCGCTTTGGGCGCGGTATGCGCAGGCCTCAAGCTCGGAGCCGATCAAGATCGGATTCCAGCAGCACAGCACCGGCATCGGCGCGGCCTATGGGCGCTGGTACGGGCGCACCACAGAGGCTGCGGTCAAACTGATCAATGAAGGCGGCGGCATAAATGGTCGTTTGGTCGAGCTGATAGCCGAAGATGATGGCACCGATCCCAAACGCGGCGCCGAAGTGGTCGAGAAGTTCGCGACGCAGCACAATTGCGATGTCGGCTTCGGCACGCTCTTCAGCCATGTCGTCATTGGATCTTCGCCACGTGCAGGAGAGCTGAAACTGCCCTATTTTGTGGTCTCTGAGGGCCACCATGTCGCCTCAGGCATGCTCAACCGCTACACGCTACAGCCGGGCATCACGGATGTGAAAAGCCAGGTGCAGGCGATGGCCCCCTATGTGTCGGAAAACCTGGGCAAGAAGGTTACGATGATCTTTCCGGACTTTGCCTTTGGTCATGATCACCGTGACTTCTTCTCGGCGGCGATTGAGGCGCAGGGCGGTGAGGTTCTGGAAAAGATCGCCATCCCGCCAACTGAGACCTCCTTCACCAAATACTTCCCGCAGATACCGCGCGAAACCGAGGTGCTCTACCACGTGATGGTCGGCCCGGCTGTTCTGACCTTTGTGAAGGAACTGGGTGAATTCTTCGGCCCCTCAAGTCCGGCAATCTTCGGATTTATCGACAGCCTGGAGGCCGTGGATATCGCCAGCCCGGGTCTGGAGTTCCTGGAAGGCACGTATTTCTGGGAAGGAAATCCGCGCTATGCGCAGGCCGATCAGACAGAGCATGATAAATTCTTCCGCGCGGCTGTGGGTGTCGATGACAACGGAGCTTCAGTGAGCGATCCGACGGATGTGTCAACCTATGCTCATATGTTTGGCTGTTGGGAGACTTTGCACGTGATCAAACATGGCATGGAGAATTCCGGATATCAGGGACCGGGCGACCGCGCCAAACTGATCGAGGCGGTGGAGGCTTTGTCCGACATGCCAGAAGGACGCGCGCACCCCCAAGGAGCCAAGGTATTCAACGGCAAGACGCATCAGGTCTTTGGGCATCAATATATCAGCCGCGTGGAAGAAGGGAAACTCGTGCGGGTTCATACGACGTCTATCGAAGACACGCTCTATCCCGATGAAGTGGATTACACCGCGCAACCTCTTTGA
- a CDS encoding branched-chain amino acid ABC transporter permease, translating into MEFGPHLLLATLEGAVTAAVLALTAVGLSLVFGVMRVVNIAHGEFYMLGAVIAWYVAHMMGGHPALGFFAALVLAPLLVGAIAVLADITILKRLDYDPERTIVATIGLLYIIQQLTLMTYGPEARPVEAPFNTRIALPWFEWGEDGFQFYYPWGLSTTSYKLAVIGAAAAVLLGVWAMMARTKIGLLMRATQADRDMALAFGIPVERVYAVVFGIGAGLAALGAVLIVPIQQAHYLMGADPLLLAFIVVIIGGLGSLPGTVLAALFIGLSDGIISVFFSPTLAKILATLLVGLVLVWRPQGLFGTRTA; encoded by the coding sequence ATGGAATTTGGACCTCACCTTTTGCTGGCCACGCTCGAAGGCGCGGTTACGGCCGCCGTTCTGGCACTGACGGCGGTGGGCCTCAGCCTTGTGTTCGGTGTTATGCGCGTGGTCAACATCGCCCATGGTGAGTTCTACATGCTGGGGGCGGTGATCGCCTGGTATGTGGCGCATATGATGGGCGGGCACCCGGCCTTGGGGTTCTTTGCGGCGCTGGTTCTGGCCCCGCTGCTGGTCGGGGCAATAGCGGTTTTGGCAGACATCACCATCCTCAAGCGCCTCGATTATGATCCCGAGCGCACAATCGTGGCCACGATTGGTCTGCTCTATATCATCCAGCAACTCACCCTGATGACCTACGGCCCCGAGGCGCGCCCGGTCGAGGCCCCGTTCAACACTCGTATCGCGCTTCCGTGGTTTGAATGGGGCGAAGACGGGTTTCAGTTTTACTACCCCTGGGGCCTGTCGACGACATCTTATAAACTTGCGGTAATCGGTGCCGCGGCCGCAGTGCTATTGGGCGTCTGGGCGATGATGGCACGCACAAAGATCGGCCTCCTGATGCGCGCCACGCAAGCCGATCGCGATATGGCGCTGGCCTTTGGGATTCCGGTAGAGCGGGTCTACGCGGTGGTCTTTGGCATCGGTGCTGGGCTGGCGGCGTTGGGCGCGGTTCTGATCGTACCCATCCAGCAGGCGCATTACCTGATGGGGGCGGACCCGCTCTTGCTGGCCTTTATTGTGGTGATCATCGGTGGATTGGGAAGTCTGCCCGGCACGGTCCTGGCGGCATTGTTCATTGGCCTGTCGGACGGCATTATCTCGGTCTTCTTCTCACCGACACTGGCCAAAATCCTGGCGACGTTGCTTGTCGGACTGGTGCTTGTCTGGCGGCCTCAGGGCCTCTTTGGGACACGCACCGCATGA
- a CDS encoding branched-chain amino acid ABC transporter permease — protein sequence MSASGRVIALHLGLLVLLFALQFILPAYHHGNLARIMVLATYAVGYNILFGYTGLLSLGHALFFAAGMYGMGLTIQHMGFTPAPALIVGIVAGAIVSGALALLALRTVGVSFMIVTLMFAQAGYLTVLYFGEYTRGDEGFVIQQAQRILWGIDLSDATNRYFAAWVLFSVSFVISLWLVRSPFGRTLVAIRENEERVRMLGYDTFKHKLAAMVISGTISAAAGAFYGLLFGYAGASFASVQYSIFPLLWVLLGGAGTVLGPFVGTLFMFYLIDLSSGVTSAYLLIAGLALVLLTLFAPQGLTGELRRRIWKNLP from the coding sequence ATGAGCGCGTCAGGCCGAGTCATTGCCCTGCATCTGGGCTTGCTGGTTCTGCTTTTTGCGCTGCAATTCATTTTGCCCGCCTATCACCATGGCAACCTGGCGCGGATTATGGTGCTGGCCACCTATGCGGTGGGATACAACATCCTCTTTGGCTACACAGGGCTTCTCAGTCTCGGACATGCGCTTTTCTTTGCGGCGGGCATGTATGGCATGGGCCTGACAATCCAGCATATGGGCTTCACACCTGCGCCAGCTTTGATCGTCGGTATTGTGGCGGGTGCTATCGTGTCCGGCGCACTGGCCCTTCTGGCCCTGCGCACGGTGGGCGTGTCCTTCATGATCGTCACACTCATGTTCGCGCAGGCGGGTTATCTCACAGTGCTCTACTTCGGCGAATACACCCGCGGTGACGAGGGCTTTGTGATCCAACAGGCACAGCGCATTCTCTGGGGCATTGACCTGAGCGATGCCACCAACCGCTATTTCGCCGCCTGGGTGCTGTTCTCGGTGTCCTTTGTCATCTCGCTCTGGCTGGTTCGAAGCCCCTTTGGTCGCACGCTTGTCGCCATCCGCGAAAACGAAGAGCGCGTGCGCATGCTGGGCTATGACACCTTTAAACATAAACTCGCAGCTATGGTCATTTCCGGCACAATATCGGCGGCGGCAGGGGCGTTTTACGGGCTGCTCTTTGGCTATGCGGGGGCCAGCTTTGCCTCGGTGCAATATTCGATCTTCCCGCTCCTGTGGGTGCTCCTGGGAGGGGCTGGCACAGTGCTGGGTCCGTTTGTCGGCACGCTCTTCATGTTCTACCTCATCGACCTCAGCTCTGGCGTGACCTCGGCCTATCTGCTGATCGCCGGTCTGGCGCTGGTACTCTTGACGCTTTTCGCGCCGCAAGGCCTCACCGGAGAACTGCGTCGACGTATCTGGAAGAACCTGCCATGA
- a CDS encoding ABC transporter ATP-binding protein → MTILSTRGLSKSFDGLQAVTNVDFDLPQGEVRALIGPNGAGKTTLVGMICGRIEPTSGRVQFDGQDITSLPAHARIMRGMAYTFQITSVFARLPVTENVALAARRRLTGGAVDSAVENALARVGLTDEAHEEAGNLSYGHQRLLEIAMGLAQSPRLLILDEPTQGLSEGEIDDFKALIRELAGDTTILLIEHNMNVVMETADQVSVLNFGEILAEGTPQEIHENAAVQAAYLGTG, encoded by the coding sequence ATGACTATTTTGTCGACGCGAGGACTGAGCAAATCCTTTGACGGGCTGCAGGCGGTCACGAATGTTGATTTTGACCTGCCACAAGGCGAAGTACGCGCGTTGATTGGGCCCAATGGCGCAGGCAAAACTACGCTGGTTGGCATGATCTGTGGACGCATTGAACCCACGTCTGGTCGCGTTCAGTTTGATGGTCAGGATATCACCAGCCTTCCAGCCCATGCCCGGATCATGCGTGGCATGGCCTACACGTTTCAGATCACATCAGTCTTTGCCCGGCTGCCCGTCACCGAAAACGTGGCGCTCGCTGCGCGGCGGAGGTTGACCGGAGGCGCAGTGGACAGCGCTGTGGAGAATGCACTTGCGCGCGTGGGGCTGACTGATGAGGCACATGAAGAGGCGGGCAACCTCAGCTACGGCCACCAGCGGCTCTTGGAAATTGCCATGGGCCTCGCGCAATCACCCCGCCTGTTGATCCTGGATGAGCCAACACAGGGGCTTTCCGAAGGGGAAATTGACGATTTCAAAGCGCTGATCCGGGAATTGGCAGGCGATACCACAATCCTGCTGATTGAACACAACATGAATGTCGTCATGGAAACCGCTGACCAGGTCAGTGTGCTGAACTTCGGCGAAATTCTGGCCGAAGGTACACCGCAGGAAATTCACGAAAACGCCGCCGTGCAGGCCGCTTATCTGGGGACCGGGTGA
- a CDS encoding ABC transporter ATP-binding protein yields the protein MLELRKINSGYGAAQVLRDVSLSVAPGEILCLMGRNGAGKTTTMQTIMGLLPLMSGEVLLDGKDVGKLPPHEVPRAGIGYIPQGRRLFTGLTVAQNLEVGLQVRNSDRAVLDGVLELFPRLRERMDQPAQTLSGGEQQMLATARALCIEPKVLLLDEPTEGLQPSMIEAIRQVVVKMREAGVAILLVEQRIEAVLSVADRVAFIENGRNGETMTVEALRAEPSIIDRYVGV from the coding sequence ATGCTTGAGCTTCGTAAGATCAACTCCGGCTATGGCGCGGCTCAGGTCTTGCGGGATGTGTCTTTGAGTGTCGCACCTGGCGAAATCCTCTGTCTCATGGGGCGCAACGGGGCGGGCAAAACCACCACGATGCAGACCATCATGGGGCTGCTTCCGCTCATGTCCGGTGAGGTTTTGCTGGACGGCAAGGATGTGGGCAAATTGCCCCCTCATGAGGTGCCGCGCGCCGGGATTGGCTATATCCCGCAAGGACGGCGGCTCTTTACCGGCCTCACCGTGGCGCAGAACCTCGAAGTCGGGCTACAGGTGCGCAACTCGGACAGGGCTGTGCTGGACGGGGTACTGGAGCTTTTCCCGCGTCTACGTGAGCGCATGGATCAACCGGCGCAAACCCTCTCGGGCGGCGAACAGCAAATGCTGGCCACGGCCCGCGCCTTGTGCATTGAACCGAAGGTTTTGCTGCTGGATGAACCAACCGAAGGGCTTCAGCCCTCTATGATCGAAGCCATCCGTCAGGTGGTTGTCAAAATGCGCGAGGCCGGGGTGGCCATCCTTTTGGTGGAACAACGGATTGAGGCGGTTCTGTCGGTGGCTGACCGCGTTGCGTTTATTGAAAACGGACGCAATGGCGAAACCATGACGGTCGAAGCCCTGCGGGCCGAGCCTTCTATCATTGACCGATATGTGGGTGTCTGA
- a CDS encoding FAD binding domain-containing protein has product MSLYHRPETLNDALALLQSGEMRIAAGCTDLFPATEARALSGPIMDITNISDLTGISETKDGYRIGAATTWSDVIKADLPPAFGMLKEAAREVGSVQIQNAGTVAGNLCNASPAADGMPCLLALDATVELASTSGRRMLALSDFITGPRQTALAPDEMVVALHVPQSACSGVSRFRKLGARKYLVISVAMVAARLGVVNGQIETAAIAVGSCSAVAQRLSSLEKGLVGHEATPNVLEQVNVARVSEALSPIDDIRADAAYRSEAATELVKRTLEDLLHTEALV; this is encoded by the coding sequence TTGAGCCTCTATCACCGACCCGAGACGTTGAACGACGCGCTGGCGCTTTTGCAAAGCGGCGAGATGCGCATTGCGGCAGGGTGCACGGATCTTTTTCCGGCGACCGAGGCAAGAGCATTGTCAGGTCCGATCATGGACATCACCAACATCTCGGACCTCACAGGCATCTCGGAAACAAAAGATGGCTACAGGATCGGTGCGGCGACCACGTGGAGTGATGTGATCAAGGCCGATCTGCCACCGGCTTTTGGTATGCTCAAGGAGGCGGCACGCGAAGTGGGTTCGGTGCAAATCCAAAATGCAGGTACTGTGGCTGGCAATCTTTGCAATGCATCTCCCGCCGCCGATGGCATGCCCTGCTTGCTGGCATTGGATGCAACGGTTGAGCTGGCCTCTACGTCAGGGCGCCGGATGCTTGCACTGAGCGATTTTATCACCGGGCCGCGTCAAACAGCCCTTGCGCCAGATGAGATGGTCGTCGCGCTGCATGTGCCTCAAAGCGCATGCTCTGGTGTGTCGCGCTTTCGCAAGCTGGGCGCGCGCAAGTATTTGGTGATTTCCGTTGCCATGGTCGCCGCGCGTTTGGGTGTCGTGAATGGCCAGATCGAAACGGCAGCAATTGCGGTCGGCTCCTGCAGTGCGGTGGCACAGCGGCTCTCAAGTTTGGAAAAGGGGCTTGTCGGGCACGAGGCCACGCCGAATGTGCTGGAACAAGTGAATGTTGCACGTGTCTCGGAGGCGTTATCGCCCATCGACGACATCCGCGCCGATGCCGCCTATCGCTCAGAGGCCGCAACAGAACTGGTGAAACGCACACTTGAGGACCTGTTACACACCGAGGCGCTGGTATGA
- a CDS encoding molybdopterin-dependent oxidoreductase gives MNRPLDTMTLTVNGQAYSLPADPARRLSEVLRDGLGLRGTKVGCDAGDCGACTVLVDGAPICACLTPLAQVEGCHVETVEGLQDTALQEAFLRHGAAQCGICTPGMVMAATAFLRETKAPTRAGVEEALGGVLCRCTGYTRIIDAVLDIGQSGLHNMPDAGHAVGADVPRLDGAPKVAGSEVFGADHQMTDALLVRAVRAPKAPMEFTFGDIGAWAASQNVHVFTAADIPGQNRFGVIPAFADQPALAEARVRLQGEAVALVAGPPEQIEQLDLKSFPITWTATPDTEPVHAAHPDNILITGKVRRGEAKKALSRAAHVAKGAMQTPYVEHAYIEPEAGIAWMDGDTLVIQACTQAPVMDRDETALILGLPEDKVRIIPAATGGGFGSKLDISLQPLIGLVALKTGKPARMIYSRSESMATTTKRHPSQMTGQIGCDKTGRITGMVFDGDFNTGAYASWGPTVSGRVPVHASGPYYIPNYHAEARANYSYQPISGAFRGFGVPQAAILQESIFDDLAAKLGMDRLAFRQLNALQDGQDTVCGQTLHGVGIAACLEALKNPWTAALARAEAANAKGGILRHGVGVASCWYGCGNTAIANPSTIRVGLTAEGALCLHQGAVDIGQGSNTVIPQICADALGLPLAQFQIIGADTALTPDCGKTSGSRQTYVTGSAALRAGQALRARILSMTNMGAEASLLLQGTTLIVSDGTAERKIALQDLEADAHGYVLSAEETYDPPTQPLDENGQGAPYAVYGYGAQIAELSVDMRLGTVKVSKITAAHDLGRVINPGLAEGQVHGGIAQGLGMALMEVFIPGRTENLHDYLIPTTGDMPQIETIFVEVPDPEGPMGAKGLGEHVLIPTAPAILNAIRHATGALVTQLPALPHRVLAAIKEAQDK, from the coding sequence ATGAACCGCCCTCTGGACACCATGACCTTGACGGTCAACGGTCAGGCATACAGCCTTCCAGCGGACCCGGCCCGCAGATTGAGCGAGGTTTTACGCGACGGGTTAGGCCTACGCGGCACCAAGGTGGGCTGTGACGCAGGCGATTGCGGGGCGTGCACGGTTCTGGTCGATGGCGCACCGATTTGCGCCTGTCTCACGCCACTGGCGCAGGTCGAGGGCTGTCATGTTGAAACGGTGGAGGGTCTTCAAGACACAGCACTGCAAGAGGCTTTCCTGCGCCATGGCGCGGCGCAATGCGGCATTTGCACACCCGGCATGGTGATGGCCGCGACGGCCTTTCTGCGTGAGACCAAGGCACCAACACGGGCGGGGGTGGAAGAGGCCCTCGGCGGCGTGCTGTGCCGATGCACCGGATATACTCGGATCATTGATGCGGTGCTGGATATCGGGCAATCCGGTTTGCACAACATGCCTGATGCAGGCCATGCGGTAGGCGCAGATGTACCACGTCTCGACGGTGCGCCAAAGGTGGCAGGCTCCGAAGTCTTTGGCGCGGACCACCAGATGACCGATGCACTTTTGGTTCGCGCCGTGCGCGCGCCCAAAGCGCCTATGGAGTTCACCTTTGGTGACATTGGCGCATGGGCGGCGTCACAGAACGTCCATGTCTTCACCGCCGCCGATATTCCCGGACAGAACCGGTTTGGCGTCATCCCCGCCTTTGCCGATCAGCCTGCCCTGGCAGAGGCCCGCGTACGCCTGCAGGGCGAGGCGGTGGCGCTGGTGGCCGGACCGCCCGAGCAGATTGAACAGCTTGACCTCAAGAGCTTTCCAATCACCTGGACCGCCACGCCGGACACAGAGCCCGTACATGCCGCGCACCCTGATAACATCCTGATTACCGGCAAAGTGCGCCGCGGGGAGGCCAAAAAAGCCCTGTCGCGCGCCGCGCATGTAGCCAAAGGGGCGATGCAAACGCCCTATGTCGAGCACGCCTATATCGAGCCTGAGGCCGGCATCGCCTGGATGGACGGGGACACGCTTGTCATTCAGGCCTGCACGCAGGCCCCTGTGATGGACCGCGACGAAACCGCGCTGATCCTTGGCCTGCCGGAGGACAAGGTCCGCATCATTCCCGCCGCAACCGGCGGCGGCTTTGGCTCCAAGCTTGACATCTCGCTGCAACCTCTCATCGGCCTTGTCGCGCTCAAGACCGGAAAACCTGCACGCATGATCTATTCCCGCTCTGAAAGCATGGCCACGACCACCAAACGCCACCCATCGCAAATGACAGGCCAGATCGGCTGTGACAAAACAGGCCGCATCACCGGCATGGTGTTTGACGGGGATTTCAACACCGGGGCCTATGCAAGCTGGGGGCCGACCGTCTCGGGGCGCGTGCCGGTGCATGCCTCGGGGCCGTACTACATCCCGAACTACCATGCCGAGGCGCGGGCCAACTATTCGTATCAGCCAATTTCCGGCGCATTCCGGGGGTTCGGTGTGCCCCAGGCCGCGATCCTGCAGGAATCGATCTTTGACGACCTTGCCGCAAAACTCGGCATGGACCGGCTCGCCTTTCGTCAGCTCAACGCCTTGCAAGACGGGCAAGACACCGTCTGCGGACAGACGCTTCACGGGGTCGGGATCGCCGCCTGTCTGGAGGCCCTAAAGAACCCGTGGACCGCCGCTTTGGCCCGCGCCGAGGCTGCAAACGCAAAGGGCGGCATCCTGCGCCACGGCGTTGGAGTGGCCTCCTGCTGGTACGGCTGCGGCAACACCGCCATTGCCAACCCGTCCACCATCCGCGTGGGCCTGACGGCGGAGGGCGCGCTGTGCTTGCATCAAGGGGCCGTGGATATCGGGCAAGGCTCCAACACCGTGATCCCACAGATCTGCGCAGACGCGTTGGGCCTGCCCCTGGCGCAGTTTCAAATCATCGGCGCAGACACCGCCCTGACGCCGGATTGCGGCAAAACCTCTGGTTCACGCCAGACCTATGTCACCGGAAGTGCGGCCCTGCGTGCCGGACAGGCGTTGCGCGCACGTATACTGTCGATGACCAATATGGGCGCAGAGGCAAGCCTGTTGCTGCAAGGCACCACATTGATCGTCAGCGATGGCACCGCGGAACGTAAGATCGCCTTGCAGGATCTCGAGGCAGATGCGCATGGATATGTCCTCTCTGCCGAAGAAACCTATGATCCACCCACGCAGCCACTTGATGAAAATGGTCAGGGCGCGCCTTATGCGGTTTACGGCTATGGCGCGCAGATTGCCGAACTCTCGGTGGACATGCGCCTTGGCACAGTCAAGGTGAGCAAGATCACCGCCGCCCATGATCTGGGGCGCGTGATCAATCCCGGCCTTGCCGAAGGGCAGGTGCATGGCGGCATCGCGCAGGGTCTTGGTATGGCGCTGATGGAAGTGTTTATTCCCGGCCGTACCGAGAACTTGCATGACTACCTGATCCCAACCACAGGCGACATGCCGCAGATCGAAACCATCTTTGTCGAGGTCCCTGACCCCGAAGGCCCCATGGGGGCCAAAGGCCTTGGCGAACACGTTCTCATCCCCACGGCTCCGGCCATCCTGAATGCCATCCGTCATGCCACCGGCGCGTTGGTCACGCAGTTGCCAGCCCTGCCGCATCGCGTGTTGGCGGCGATCAAAGAGGCGCAGGACAAATGA
- a CDS encoding UPF0280 family protein yields the protein MQGPQIGFLPDGRRMHLHHGPIDMIVDVKGPGRAMALRRAASRFETLLDELVRDLPRLRQPSGDTPATAPALHMVAATAPFVPTFITPMAAVAGAGADTILEAICNGEGVTKAYVNNGGDIAFHLTGKQTVTAAVATHPAATVTVAADDATRGIATSGWRGRSHSLGIADSVTVLACNAAVADAAATLIANNVDLPDHVAITRIPATDHHPDSDLGTRLVTTAVRPLDPSDIATALAAGAAYAHTLCNRGLIHAAYISLQGATRVVGHLSLSQQKVPEHA from the coding sequence ATGCAAGGTCCGCAAATCGGATTTCTGCCCGATGGGCGTCGGATGCACCTGCATCACGGTCCCATCGACATGATTGTCGATGTCAAAGGTCCAGGTCGCGCCATGGCACTGAGACGCGCCGCCTCGCGGTTCGAAACCCTGCTGGATGAGCTGGTCCGCGACCTACCCCGCCTGCGCCAGCCAAGCGGGGACACGCCCGCAACAGCTCCTGCGCTCCATATGGTGGCTGCCACAGCGCCCTTTGTCCCGACATTCATCACCCCGATGGCCGCTGTCGCAGGGGCAGGGGCCGACACAATTCTAGAAGCGATTTGCAATGGCGAAGGCGTCACCAAAGCCTATGTGAACAATGGCGGCGACATCGCCTTTCACCTCACGGGCAAGCAAACTGTCACTGCCGCCGTGGCCACCCATCCCGCCGCCACAGTCACCGTCGCGGCAGATGACGCGACACGCGGCATCGCCACCTCCGGCTGGCGCGGGCGCAGTCACTCGCTTGGTATCGCCGATAGCGTCACCGTTCTGGCCTGCAATGCGGCCGTGGCCGACGCAGCGGCAACGCTCATCGCCAACAATGTGGACCTGCCAGACCACGTCGCCATCACGCGCATACCCGCCACCGATCATCACCCCGACAGTGATCTTGGCACGCGCCTAGTCACAACCGCCGTCAGGCCACTTGACCCAAGCGACATCGCCACGGCCCTCGCTGCCGGAGCGGCCTATGCACACACCCTTTGCAATCGCGGCCTTATTCACGCGGCCTACATCTCCCTGCAAGGCGCAACACGCGTTGTGGGTCATCTCTCTTTGAGCCAACAGAAAGTTCCCGAACATGCCTGA
- a CDS encoding amino acid synthesis family protein has product MPDFTLRKTALFVEDIHHDGGPVADKPRRRAALAALVKNPFAGTYVDDLQSAMDDLKPLGLMMTDQLIDAMGGLEDIDGYGKAAMAGEAGELEHTALWHVPGGYAMRARLGEAKAIVPSSMKQGGPGTRIDVPLGHINAAYVRSHFDGMEVGLPDGPRSDELLFILAMSRGGRIHDRMGGLTVEEVQGEDGLR; this is encoded by the coding sequence ATGCCTGACTTCACCCTGCGCAAAACGGCGCTTTTCGTCGAAGACATCCACCACGATGGCGGACCAGTGGCCGACAAACCCCGCCGTCGCGCCGCGCTTGCCGCCTTGGTGAAAAACCCGTTTGCAGGCACCTATGTGGACGACCTGCAATCCGCTATGGATGATCTCAAACCCCTCGGCCTGATGATGACCGACCAGCTCATCGACGCCATGGGTGGGCTGGAGGACATCGATGGCTATGGCAAAGCCGCTATGGCCGGTGAGGCCGGAGAACTGGAGCACACAGCCCTCTGGCACGTACCCGGCGGCTATGCGATGCGCGCCCGTCTGGGAGAGGCCAAAGCCATTGTGCCCTCGTCCATGAAACAAGGTGGTCCAGGCACGCGCATCGACGTGCCCTTGGGCCATATCAACGCGGCCTATGTGCGCAGTCACTTTGACGGTATGGAAGTGGGCCTGCCCGATGGCCCCCGTTCCGATGAACTGCTCTTTATCCTCGCCATGAGCCGCGGCGGGCGCATCCATGACCGGATGGGTGGCCTGACCGTGGAGGAAGTCCAAGGCGAGGACGGTTTGCGGTAG